From a single Natronorubrum tibetense GA33 genomic region:
- a CDS encoding winged helix-turn-helix transcriptional regulator codes for MTRRELDVPRATRTALDAFALLSKKWHPVVVAALHHHGSLGFNGLLEAIPDLSGKVLTDTLEALRDAGLVDRTVVSESPLRVEYELTEAGADLEPIFDDLGAWGERYLGAATPTILLADADRRITDLYGQWLTDRYTVARAHTAADVDRYLREPIDVVVYDEGLPGVSAADVPAAVGADCRTILLLGDRPELDLLEVDCDDVRRKPIVRETLLEAIDDQLRRRGESADDRERASLAAKRSLLESVYSRDHLTRQAAYRDLESRLEALADALTE; via the coding sequence ATGACTCGTCGCGAACTGGACGTTCCACGGGCGACTCGTACGGCGCTCGACGCGTTCGCGTTGCTCTCGAAGAAGTGGCATCCGGTCGTCGTCGCCGCGCTTCACCACCACGGCTCGCTCGGATTCAACGGGCTCCTCGAGGCGATTCCGGATCTCTCGGGGAAGGTGTTGACCGACACGCTCGAGGCGTTGCGAGACGCCGGGCTCGTCGACCGAACGGTCGTCAGCGAGTCGCCGCTCAGAGTCGAGTACGAACTCACCGAGGCGGGGGCCGACCTCGAGCCGATCTTCGACGACCTCGGTGCATGGGGCGAACGATACCTCGGGGCGGCCACACCGACGATCCTGCTTGCGGATGCCGATCGACGAATTACCGATCTGTACGGACAGTGGCTAACCGATCGGTACACCGTCGCTCGAGCGCACACTGCTGCGGACGTCGACCGCTACCTGCGCGAGCCGATCGACGTCGTAGTCTACGACGAGGGCCTTCCGGGCGTCAGCGCAGCCGACGTGCCTGCCGCCGTGGGAGCGGACTGTCGGACGATCCTGCTCCTCGGTGACCGACCCGAACTCGACCTGCTCGAGGTCGACTGCGACGACGTGCGACGCAAACCGATCGTCCGCGAGACGTTGCTCGAGGCGATCGACGACCAACTGCGCCGACGGGGAGAGTCAGCCGACGACCGCGAACGCGCCTCGTTGGCCGCCAAGCGGTCGCTTCTCGAGTCAGTGTACTCGCGTGATCACCTCACACGGCAGGCGGCGTACCGCGACCTCGAGTCGCGACTCGAGGCGCTCGCTGATGCTCTTACGGAGTGA
- a CDS encoding inositol monophosphatase family protein has protein sequence MTTLHELERTAIEACTVGGAYLRDAYRAEDTDVDAGVHDVKSSADTGAERRILEVIRAAFPDHPIVAEESGRHEGSGEYTWLVDPLDGTNNFESGLPAFATAMTVLEAADSGSSIPDSEPVLGVVYVPLLDDLYVAARGGGVRHDGQPVDGDSDASPETATAVSVIGHDVKRRPEQAVVSESINRALEDRCKRRLESWSPTVHWGLLARGRLDGIVCYRPDAEEQLLGELFAVESGLLTARGGESSEGRDGGNSEDRDEWFVAAGNQAVFDALHEVVDETVRR, from the coding sequence ATGACGACCCTCCACGAACTCGAGCGAACCGCGATCGAGGCCTGTACCGTCGGCGGCGCGTACCTGCGCGACGCTTACCGCGCGGAGGACACGGACGTCGATGCGGGTGTCCACGACGTAAAATCCAGCGCGGACACGGGTGCGGAACGGCGGATTCTCGAGGTAATCCGGGCCGCGTTCCCCGACCACCCCATCGTCGCGGAGGAGTCGGGTCGCCACGAGGGGTCGGGCGAGTACACCTGGCTCGTGGATCCGCTGGACGGGACGAACAACTTTGAGTCGGGACTGCCCGCGTTCGCGACGGCGATGACGGTGCTCGAGGCCGCCGACTCCGGCTCGTCGATCCCCGACTCGGAACCCGTTCTCGGCGTCGTCTACGTCCCACTGCTCGACGATCTCTACGTCGCCGCTCGAGGCGGTGGCGTCCGACACGACGGGCAGCCGGTCGACGGGGACAGTGATGCCAGCCCCGAGACGGCGACCGCAGTCTCGGTCATCGGCCACGACGTGAAACGCCGGCCCGAACAGGCGGTGGTCTCCGAGTCGATCAACCGGGCGCTCGAGGATCGCTGCAAGCGCCGCCTCGAGAGTTGGTCGCCGACGGTCCACTGGGGGCTGCTCGCTCGCGGGCGACTGGACGGTATCGTCTGCTACCGGCCGGACGCGGAGGAACAGCTGTTGGGTGAGCTGTTCGCGGTCGAAAGTGGATTGCTTACGGCACGCGGCGGGGAGAGTAGCGAGGGTCGCGACGGTGGGAACAGCGAGGACCGCGATGAGTGGTTCGTCGCCGCCGGAAACCAAGCGGTGTTCGACGCGCTCCACGAGGTCGTCGACGAGACCGTCCGGCGGTGA
- a CDS encoding hybrid sensor histidine kinase/response regulator: MVWEMDSLRAVDLLLVEDDPDDARFVDRLITEHQTALERSGREAAVSINSVEHVDRLSAGIERVGSDSPDVVLLDLALPDSAGLETIDRLVDRAPSVPIVVLTGHNEGELGVDAIRCGAQDYLVKGSITAELLLRTIGYAIERARTQRQLLDRNHRLALLNRLIRTDIRNDLSMVVGWGDQLRSSVDPRDEPALEALLEAATHTLELTDTAAELMDVLAADIDVEREACDLVTVLETELDRLQGEFGDAVTVDRTALPDESVVVSASPTLGSVFAQLLSNAAVHTDRPTASITVALETTADRATVVIADDGVGIPDSQKRLLSDPDARFDADSGMGTGLYLVTTVLDIFDGDLEITDNDPRGTAVSVTLDRVRGQ; this comes from the coding sequence ATGGTCTGGGAAATGGATTCCTTGCGTGCGGTCGACCTCCTGCTCGTCGAGGACGACCCCGACGACGCTCGGTTCGTCGACCGGCTGATCACGGAACACCAGACTGCACTCGAGCGGAGCGGCCGTGAAGCCGCGGTCAGCATCAACTCGGTCGAGCACGTTGATCGACTCTCGGCCGGCATCGAACGAGTCGGGTCCGACTCGCCGGATGTCGTCTTGCTCGATCTTGCGCTGCCGGACAGCGCCGGTCTCGAGACGATCGACCGGCTCGTCGACCGTGCCCCATCGGTTCCGATCGTCGTGCTGACCGGGCACAACGAGGGAGAACTCGGCGTCGATGCGATCCGCTGTGGCGCACAGGACTACCTCGTCAAGGGCTCGATCACGGCCGAACTACTTCTGCGAACGATCGGGTACGCGATCGAGCGGGCACGAACCCAGCGCCAGCTTCTCGATAGGAACCACCGACTCGCGCTGCTGAATCGGCTCATCAGGACCGACATCCGCAACGACCTGAGTATGGTCGTCGGCTGGGGGGATCAGCTCCGATCGAGCGTCGATCCCCGAGACGAACCGGCCCTCGAGGCGCTGCTCGAGGCCGCGACGCACACCCTCGAGCTTACCGATACGGCCGCCGAACTGATGGACGTCCTCGCCGCCGACATCGATGTCGAGCGCGAAGCCTGTGACCTCGTCACCGTGCTCGAGACCGAACTCGATCGCCTCCAGGGCGAGTTCGGTGACGCCGTCACCGTCGACCGAACGGCGCTGCCGGACGAGTCCGTCGTCGTCTCCGCCTCGCCGACACTGGGCTCCGTATTCGCGCAACTGCTCTCGAATGCGGCCGTCCACACCGACCGGCCAACCGCGTCGATCACGGTTGCACTCGAGACGACGGCCGATCGAGCGACAGTCGTCATCGCGGACGATGGGGTCGGCATCCCCGACTCCCAAAAGCGCCTCCTCAGCGATCCCGACGCCAGGTTCGACGCCGACTCGGGAATGGGAACCGGTCTCTACCTGGTGACGACGGTCCTGGATATCTTCGACGGCGACCTCGAGATCACCGACAACGATCCGCGCGGAACGGCCGTCTCGGTGACGCTCGATCGAGTTCGGGGGCAGTAG
- a CDS encoding DJ-1/PfpI family protein — MAETTAEIVLFEGFDELDAIGPYEVLENAAQAGADLETSLVTLEETDMVTASHDLRVESQGTLGQPDILIVPGGGWTTSNGGVRAAVDDGALAAAVDERFTEGATVASVCTGAMVLAEAGLLEGRPAATHPVAEEDLEASAANVVDERIVDDGDVLTAGGVTSGLDLALWIVEREFGEEIASEVSALMEYERGEVFG; from the coding sequence ATGGCCGAAACCACTGCCGAAATCGTGCTGTTCGAGGGCTTCGACGAACTGGACGCGATCGGTCCCTACGAAGTACTCGAGAACGCCGCCCAGGCGGGTGCAGACCTCGAGACCAGCCTCGTTACGCTCGAGGAGACGGACATGGTGACCGCGAGCCACGACCTGCGCGTCGAATCGCAGGGGACGCTGGGACAGCCTGACATTCTGATCGTCCCCGGCGGGGGCTGGACGACGTCCAACGGGGGCGTCCGCGCGGCAGTCGACGACGGAGCGCTGGCCGCCGCGGTCGACGAACGGTTCACCGAGGGGGCGACCGTCGCCTCGGTCTGTACCGGTGCGATGGTGCTCGCCGAAGCGGGCCTACTCGAGGGCCGGCCCGCGGCGACCCACCCGGTCGCGGAGGAGGACCTCGAGGCGTCCGCGGCGAACGTGGTCGACGAGCGGATCGTCGACGACGGCGACGTGCTGACCGCGGGCGGCGTCACGTCGGGGCTGGATCTCGCGCTGTGGATCGTCGAGCGCGAGTTCGGCGAGGAGATCGCGAGCGAGGTGAGTGCGTTGATGGAGTACGAGCGCGGCGAAGTGTTCGGCTGA
- a CDS encoding DUF4870 domain-containing protein, which yields MKSTETELAAGRTDTDHVETEPIVGGLDENVAGALAYLFAPFTGLVLYLLEGKNEFVRFHALQSMIVFGGLFATVVALLIFQTILVQISFVGWIFAIMVSLVSLLLAPIIFVLWLFLIVKAYKGDRYGLPIVGGVAEEYV from the coding sequence ATGAAATCTACCGAAACGGAACTGGCCGCTGGCCGAACCGACACTGACCACGTGGAGACGGAACCGATCGTCGGCGGACTCGACGAAAACGTCGCCGGGGCGCTGGCGTACCTCTTCGCGCCGTTTACCGGCCTGGTACTCTACCTCCTCGAGGGCAAAAACGAGTTCGTGCGGTTTCACGCTCTCCAGAGCATGATCGTTTTCGGCGGACTGTTTGCGACCGTCGTTGCGCTGCTGATCTTCCAGACGATACTCGTCCAGATCTCGTTCGTCGGCTGGATTTTCGCGATCATGGTGAGTCTGGTCTCGCTGCTCCTCGCGCCGATCATCTTCGTCCTCTGGCTCTTCCTCATCGTCAAAGCCTACAAGGGAGACCGCTACGGCCTGCCGATCGTCGGTGGCGTCGCGGAGGAGTACGTCTGA
- a CDS encoding MazG nucleotide pyrophosphohydrolase domain-containing protein yields the protein MNDQQAAVADFVETYDLETPPEFRLLDLVSEVGELAKDANTSTEYGTEPEELALASDEIGDVLFATLALADSLDIDAEAALEEALEKYERRMDADETPGSAE from the coding sequence ATGAACGACCAGCAAGCCGCAGTCGCCGATTTCGTCGAGACGTACGACCTCGAGACGCCGCCAGAGTTCCGCCTGCTCGATCTCGTCTCGGAGGTCGGCGAACTCGCGAAAGACGCCAACACGTCGACGGAGTACGGTACCGAACCCGAGGAACTGGCTCTCGCATCCGACGAGATCGGCGACGTGCTCTTTGCGACGCTCGCGCTCGCGGACTCGCTCGATATCGACGCCGAGGCGGCGCTCGAGGAAGCACTCGAGAAGTACGAACGGCGGATGGACGCCGACGAGACGCCCGGATCGGCCGAGTAA